AGTGGATGGGAGGAGTTAAAGGGCAGGATTTCATTCCAGACAGCATTGTTTTTCCAGTCTTCTGGCTGAGAGGCACCATTCTGCATCATGACCCAGTGTCgcatataaatgaaagaaaaaagcaaatagcTAAAGCTAATTTTTCAAATGTGCACTGCAGACACATGATACtacctgccctttctctctctctctctctctctctctctcctcctcctctcccctctctctctctctcctccgctctctccgtctccatctctctctctctcctcgctctctctctctctctctctctctctctctctctctctctctctctctctctctcatgcctgtttgttttcactGCAAGCCTTGATATGCTCTATTGTTTTCATAACCCACTATTGGGTCACAGCTCTCAGTGGGAAAGAAAGCAGTGCTCTGAAGTCACTCCTGAAGCCTGCAGAGGTGTGCTCAATCAATCAATAAGATAAGGCACCGAGAAGCGCTCCAGGCTGCTACTGTCTTTGTTCAGAATTAACCTATTTATAGCTGATCAACCAGACTATATTTTTTTGTGCCTTGAGTAAGTAGAGTTGGTTCTCCCTAAAGATTTGAGGCAGCTCTATTATCATTTTGGCTGGGAGGGGGGGTGAGACAGGATAGCTtgctatgaagccctggctgtcctggaactcactatgcaggccaggctggcctcgaactcacggagatccacctgtctccatctccagagtgctaggatgcACCCAGATCAGGTTCTATATCATTAAGGGAGCTTCAGAGGATTTGAACTGAGCACTGGCCATGTCCCAATGCACCAGgtttaaagacagaaaagatgagaAGTCATGTCAGCCCTCCCAGGGTGGACAGCAGCATAAAAGAACACCAGAGGTGGTGTCGGCGAATGCCGTAACAACAGAGAATGTGGCAAATGCCCTAGGGCTGTAGAGGAGTGTCGGGGCACACGGAAGTCTTCGTAAAGGAGATAACTTTTGCTGAGTCTTGCAGAGAAGGCTTGGGGAAAAGCGTGCCAGGATGGAAGGGCTCACATGAAGGCACAGGGTGAGAGAGGCTAGAAGATGAATGTTATTCAAAAGCAAGCATGGGAAGACTGTGGGCACGTGAGGGAAGATGAGTCAGGAAAAGCAGCCCGAGTGCAGGCCAAGGTGGGCCCTGAGCAGCAGCCCAAGGCagctagaggaggaggagcaaagaCTACAAAGTAAGAGTATGCAAATTTGCTTATATGAAGCCTCAGTAAGGCCTCAGAATGAAGGGTGGGCAGATGCTGGCTTAGGGTAAGACTGGTTCTGGTCACTTCTGTGGTGAAGAGGCCACACTCCTGAAATTACTGACATATGAGTGCTTAATTCAAGACCTTTATTCCAGAAGACAAACGAGACAGCTCTAGGTAGAAAGGGGATGATGGGATTACGACCATCTGAGCTTGGCATGAGCATCGTCATACTCAGGCTGTCCTGACTGAGCGTGGAAGCCTCCACTGATTCACAGGTACTTCTGTGACTATAAAGCCCAATGAACCTGTAGAAGCCGATGAAGTTGAAGTTGAGTCTGTGAGATTTTAGTGCAAACTGAGGCACCTGTGGATAATGCACAGGGCTGCCTGGGCAGAGCTTTCTATGACTTTCATGGTAAATGTGAAGATAGAATTATTATCATCCAGTGTTATGATTCGAAGGCCAAGCTCCTGTGAACTGTGGACTTGTCTCCATACTGACTTCTGTCTAATACTGAGCCGAaactacctccccccccccacccatgcacacaccaATGCACACTCACACGTTGGGCAGGTGAGGATTGCGATCAGGGCAGAGACTCTGTCcacatttataaacataaaagtacCTAGACTAACAAGATGATTAGTCTTTGAAAGGCTATTTGGTCAAATCATTCTGACATCACTTCCCATCTTTCTACACTTGCAAAAATCATTACTACCAGGGCTTGCTTCATTGATGCTAGAAAATTACAGGACAGAGAAATGTCCACTCTGGGCTGCCTCATGCCTCCATTCTCTTCGGGGAAGGCTGAGGTGCTCACGGCAGCTCCCACACCCTCATTCCTTATCCCGGAGCCTCCCTCAGATTGTGTTCCTATGTGtcagccttcttttctctccttgtcCCGTCCCCTTTTTCCTAAACCAGACTtcccagaggaaaagagaggagagacaggaacaTCAACATAAGCTCTTGAACAAAAGCTGAAGGCCTACAATGCACAACAGCAGCTCACCCAGCCACTCCGAGCCCTCACAGAAGGACTTCCTGCTATAATTCAAAGCCATGAATGCCAAGTAGTTCATCAAGGCCAATAGGAAGGAGAAGAGTTGGTGAGGAGCAAACTAGAAGACACCACAAAAGGGAGCTTTTAATAAGCATTGAAAACCCATGATTCAATGTAACAAACTtacgtgggtttttttttttctccctctcccgaACCCACACAAAACACTTAGCATTCAGAGGCATTTTCTCTAAGCTGGAGACACAGGACAATGCAGGAGGGTTTACGCTCTCCTTGGGAAGCATCTCAGTCAGGACAATGGCGCAGAGCCCACGGAGGGTAGGATGCACAGAGAATGTGGATGCCTAAGGCGTAAATAGACATGATCAGGTTAAAGGATCAAAAAGCTCAAtggcttgtttttctctttttccacctcttctctttcagacagaatttttcattttccatttttgaaaACTTTTCCAAACAATGTGAAGGCACGGCGAGGAACGTGAATAATGAAACGCTGTAAGTATTCGCATGCAGATGCTCGGAGAGCCGCGGCTTGTTCTGCAGGCTTCTCATTGTTATTTGCTGCGACGATTTTCTTTTGATAAAAGTCTTGGTGAGAGGATGTTTGCAAGGTGTTTTTTCTATGGTTTAAAATGGGAATAATTTTTTTTCGTTGTAAATGGCAGCTAGTTGTACATGTTATcttagctgtttaaaaaaaaaaaaagcaaaatggaaataaaaagtcCCTTTTAAGAATAACAGGAAGTTGTTACTGTATACATTAGTGTATATAAAATTGCAGCTTAATTTTCAGGCATTTGGGTGTCACTAAGGGTTACTCCAAGTGATGGCTCCATCTGAAGTAACTGTCACTAGTCACATGCCACAAAGACAGACTGCACACATAGCTTCTAAAGACAGCTACTTCCCTTCAGAGACATTTGGGCCAGCTTGACCGCTACGTTCCTGAGTATGGTATTGCtctctcacatgtgtgtgttcctttatgtgGAGATGCATGTGCAAGTGCGTGGATGAGAGGCCTGAGGTCACACCTTGGACATCATTTATCAGGAGCCATCACttcatgtttttgagacagggtctctctccctgagacctggaactcactggttaGCGTAAGCTGAGAGTTGCAGGGCGCTGCCCTTCATCTCCTCTTCCCCAGGCCTGGGGTCTTCACATGGTGCTCGTGCTTGCCCAGCAAACGTTTGACCAATggcaccatctccccagccccttaacATTAACTGTAATGCCATCATTAACATACGGTAGATGGCAGCTACATGTCTATCCTATTGACAGATTTCtaacattttttcctgttttaaatgCTGACTGCCCTGGCATTTCACTTACCTGCAACTGTAAAAGAGCACGCCTCAAAAGGCAGCCCCCATATCCCTAAGCCACATTTATTACTATTCCTCCCGTGTGCCCTGAAAGACTACAAAACCAGATGTCCTTCTCAGATACTCTGCaagtttcttctgttttctcttctcctgtCAATCTCAGAGTACTATGGAGGCAATGAGAGGTGTGGTGGGGAAGACCTGGACCTGGGGGGTATCTCAGGGCTCGAAGTGGCCCTTGGAATGATGTTCTCACAGCACAGAGTTTGGCATGCACTTTTGAGGGCAGTAGTTCCGGTCAGCACTTGCACTTTCTGGGATATCACCCTCCTCAAGGAGAGTGGTAGAAATGAGACGACTTTTAGGACCAGTTTGAAGAAGGGCTTCATCCCAGCCGCCCCCAGGGTGGGTGCcagcctgtctcctcctctctcctttactTCGAGTTGCCACTATCTACCCTGTAATAGTCTCTTCCTCACACATCCCTCTTTGCAGCCACATAGCTTTATACTTATAAGCAGGATTCCATCTCTAAGCACTGTCATTTGTGATGCTGAGGATGGATATGAGGAGATGTAACCCACCCTCAGCAGCTGGCATCAGCCCTGCCTTTGAGTTTACTCTGCTAAGAGGCTCCAGAGTCTATCTCACACAACTCAGACTGCAAGAAAGCAATGCATAATCTAAGCTACTTTGCTCCGAGTggaaacagtttctttcttttctttctttctaataattTGCATAGCCTAGGTTTTCATCCAACTTATTATATAGACAAAAATTACCTTCAACTCTGATCCCCTACTTCCAGCTCCTGTATTCTGGGGTTACGGACATACCCTCTCATATCCAGTTCATTTGGTCCTGGGtactgaacccagggccccagGCATACTAGgtgagcactccaccaactgagtaATGTCACCAGCCCATGAAAGCACTTTTTTTGATCATTGCAAAGTGCTACCAGATAGCCATCCCTCAGCCTCACCTGTTCTTCCCAAGAAAACATAGTGTTCTCACCACCTGGCTGACCCCACTGTCCTCCTAactacctccctccccccccaacccccctcaacatacacacacattcctcttcctctctcagttgTCACTGGAGCAGTGATGTGATTTCTGCTGCCACCTAAGCCAGCATTCCTAAGTCCCTGAGGCCATTTGCACTCCCACAGAGCCACCAGAACCAGGCTTTGTGGGTCAGCATGACACTGCCCTTGGGAGCCTCTGCCAGACAGACATATGCCTGGCAGGGCAAAGGGCCACGGAGGGAGTAAGGAGAAACATGTTGGACTCCTTATTAATTTTTGCCCAGAAATCATGACAGAATTCTTAGAAATTGTAAAATAGTGCCCCAAACAGCTGAGATGATTTGAGTGATAAAGCAGAGTGaataaaagaaatcaaggcaACAGCGGTTGGAATATTTTTACCTGTGTTTTGTGTTGCTATTTTGTTTGATGCAACTACAGAACCTGCTTGAAGTGCAGACTCCTGGGCTCTGCACCTCTAGAGTTTGGTCTGTATTTTTTACAAACACCCTGGTGGTTCATATAATTGATCCACGGCccacactttggaaatcactgaTTCAAAGATCTCTGAGCTAAGGATATGAAGGCCAAATCCTTGTTCCCACAAAGGAGCTTGGGACTGTCCCTACCTTCTTTAATGTTGGTTTCCTTTCTAACAATACAAGGGATTCAATCAGTTGATCTATAACAGctcctaatcctagcacttaggagcccgaggcaggcaggtctctgtgagtttgaggtcagcttggtctacaaagtgagagagccaggacaggcagggctgttccacagaaaaaccctgtctcaaaaacaaaagcaaaccagtCAAACAAACAAGAGACCAGATGACCCATGAGCACCAATATTAAGGATTCATTTCCTTAATTGTTCCTTATAATCATCTTCTCCTGGAAAACTAACAGTATGTAATTACACTGATGTCTATTATGTAAAACCTAATTGTGTTGCTTTAAAGTTATTTAACAATAACACATATAAGGATCCTATGCTGTCCTTTGTGTGGCCACAGCCCTTCCCAGATCTGAATCCAGTTCTAGTtttgcacatcttttttttttttaatctatgttttCACTTTAGTACTGAATACCTCAACTATGCCCCCACACGTGTAAATGCGGGGCTGCCCACTAGAAGCATGAGCGGCCTCCCAGGAGCCACACTCTTAAAGCAGGAGTCCAGGCTTGTGAGCCTCCCCTCAACTGCCCACTGAAaggctgacctttgaccttgTGCAGGTCTTACACAAGCAGCCACggcactgtgagttcatgaacGCAGCCACACTGCTCTCGTCCTCCCCAGttctggctctcacaatctttccaccccctcttccatgatGACTCCTGAGTCTTGGAGGTGGAGGTAGAGAGATGATCTTTTTGTGGCTTACACTTATTCTCTGACCTTTGACCAATTGTAAGTTTCTGTGCTAATCACCATTCACTGCACAAAGCAACTTCTTTGATGAAGACTGACAGCTTCACTAATCTATGGGAATAGAGATTGAATTTAAAAGGCAGTTAGGTACCATGTCCACTTAGAAAAGGTGGAAAAAGGAGTAAGTTCACTCCTGCAACTCTACCATCATAAGTTCATAgccagatttacagtaccaggcatgcatgtccTCATGTAAAGTGTACCTTAAATTCACTCAGAAGTTAGTTCTCCCCATAGCATTTGACCCACTATTTCATCCAGGGGTGTATCTTTCCATACAggtcattatatatattatatggttCACAAGGTTCACAGATGAGTGAGACTATTAACGACTTGTTTTTCCCTATCAGCCTACATAGCACCTACCTGTACTATGAAAGCTGGCCAGTCCTGAGAAAGCTAACCTCATACTTCATGCCAAGGAAAAGATACATTTAATGAGAGaaatgctgtgatgaaatacatACTTAAACGGCCTTTACAGAAAACTTATACCCATTTCTCTAACTCCCCAAATTATCATATTATGAACAAAGTCAAAACGCACTGAGTCCATATCCATCATCAAATATATGCTAAGTCCCCAAGCCCCACTGAGCCCATTCAGAGCCAGGCTGTCCCCATGCCCTACCAACCCCATCCAGAACCAGGCTTTCCTAGTCTAGACTTATTCCTTCACAAAGATTGAATGGAACCAAAACTCTGCTAGACACCATGACTTCAGAAATAAGATCTTGATCTTGCTAAAGTTCATGTTTTAGAAGCATGAATACCTGagttgattcccagaacccacatttcaaaacaacaagaagaaaaatgccaGATGTGGCCATATAAGCTTTGCAGTCCCAGTACTAGAGAGTCAGAGACcggccagccagccttgcctacttGGTAAGCTCCGGGCCAATgaaagatcccatctcaaaaagcaaaggtAGATATTTTCCTGAGGAGTGAAGAATGGCATCCATGGTTCCCCTCTGtcctatacacatgcacacacacacgcacatgcacacacacacacatgcacacacatgcacacacacacatgcacacacgcacacacatgcacacacacatacacacacatacacacaccaaaattaagaGTCAGCCAAACATACCTAtaatccaacacttgggagataaGATCACGAGCTTAAGGACAGCCTTGACTATGTAACAAGTataagcccagcctgggctacatggaatcctgtctcaaaaactaagataaTATTAAACAAGATAACCACACATCATTACTTATTGGCAACTAAGTGCAACTCCAGCAGAGAAAAAGGATAATAAAGTCTTTGGTGAAAAGAATCAAGAATGGCTTCCCTGAGAAACTTGTTTTCCAGGATGAGGGAGAATTTACCAGAGAGATCAGACTAGAAAGAACATTTCCAGAAGTAGGCAGATCGGCCAAGCAAAGGCTTGAGGCTCATCAAAAGGAGTGTGGATTTTACCCCATAGGTGATGGGGACGTGGAAAAGGGTTGAGTTGCATAAGTAGAATTCAGAATTCTGTTTAAGACAGACCATTGCAGCAGGCTGGAATGGGAAAGAACTAAAACTAGATAAAGGCTgtccaaaaaaaaatcaatagaagtGCCTGTAAGAGAGAGGATGTGAGTCCAGGCATTGCAGTGGGTGGGGCACTTCATGGGGAATGGACCCATACCCTAAGGGGTACTGGGTCTCATCCTTGTTTCTGTTGTCCCTGTCCGTCTTCCTAAATTTCTACTATCAGCTGTTCTTTGCTGGCTCCCATTTGAAACACTGGATTAGCTGGGAACATCAGTGCAATCAAGTCCCCACTAGCTGAGGATTTCTAATGCTGCAAACCATGCAATTCCACTGTGTGCTACTACAAACAGCTTGGTAGCAATTCGGTTAGCAACTAAATGAGACAAATAGCTAAGAAAACGCCAAGAAAGGATTCTTTTAAACTTAGCGTGTATATATTATGTCTCTAAACTTGTTTCCCAAAGAAAACCATCACTTGTAAACAGCTTCATTAAGTCTTTGCATCAGTGTGTTACATAGATATAAATTACAATATATAGAtggctttccattttcttttgaaagaattcCATCAAGTGAGATAGTGTAACCAACAAATGTAAGGCCAAGACCATggtagctttgttttcttttgtttcttaggcTTTAAAAGCCCACTAAGGATGATTCTAGAATTTCTTTTAATACTCTGAATCATAGCAACCTCTTGTTTCCCTTAAATCAATGCTTGTCTTGCAGTTATTCCGCCATCTTTGAGGAGAGTGAACTCAGTGGCTGGGATTACGATTACGGCTTCTGCTCACCCAAGACACTCCAGTGTGCTCCTGAGCCAGATGCTTTTAATCCCTGTGAGGACATTATGGGCTATGCCTTCCTCAGGGTCCTCATTTGGCTGATTAACATCCTAGCCATCCTTGGCAACCTGACAGTCCTCTTTGTTCTCCTGACGAGCCGTTACAAACTGACTGTGCCCCGTTTCCTCATGTGTAACCTCTCCTTTGCAGACTTTTGCATGGGGCTCTATCTGCTGCTCATAGCCTCAGTGGATTCCCAAACAAAAGGCCAGTACCATAACCATGCCATAGACTGGCAGACAGGGAGTGGCTGCAGTGCAGCTGGCTTCTTCACTGTGTTCGCGAGTGAGCTTTCTGTCTACACCCTTACGGTCATCACTCTCGAGCGGTGGCACACCATCACCTATGCTGTTCAGCTGGACCAGAAGCTGCGCCTGAGACATGCCATCCCAATTATGCTCGGAGGATGGCTCTTTTCCACTCTGATTGCCACATTGCCACTGGTGGGCATCAGCAACTACATGAAAGTCAGCATCTGCCTCCCCATGGATGTGGAATCCACTCTCTCCCAAGTCTACATCTTATCCATCTTGATCCTCAATGTGGTGGCCTTCATTATCATCTGTGCCTGCTACATTAGGATATACTTTGCAGTTCAAAATCCAGACTTGACAGCTACTAACAAGGATACAAAAATTGCTAAGAAGATGGCAGTCCTCATCTTCACAGACTTCACGTGTATGGCACCAATCTCCTTTTTTGCCATCTCGGCTGCCTTCAAAGTACCTCTTATCACCGTCACCAACTCTAAAGTTTTACTGGTCCTTTTTTATCCTGTCAATTCTTGTGCCAATCCATTTCTCTATGCAATTTTCACCAAGGCATTTCAAAGggatttctttctgttgctgagcAAATTTGGGTGCTGTAAACACCGGGCTGAACTTTACAGAAGGAAGGGATTTTCTGTGTATACCTCCAACTGCAAAGATGGCTTCCCAGGATCGAGTAAGCCTTTCCAGGCTGCCCTGACGCTGCCCACACTGCACTGTCAAACATCCCACTGTCCTAGACAAGACTCATCACCAAGAGTGCTAATGCAGTAACTGCATTACTGAATTGTACTTAAAtatgtagacaaaaaaaaaaaaaagtctatctgACTTATTCACCTTAATATAATGGTTTTAGAGAAGTATAATGGTTTTAGAGAAGTATTTATTCTTGGGCACTTTAGGAGAATGGTACCTGGCTCAGAGGGTAGCCCATGACACAGCGCTCATGGGAAATGGgcagtgggaactgcctctgaaaCTTGATGACATCATTTCAGGAGGGTTTAGAAATTTTTATGATAATCTAGACAGAGTAATTTTACTTATGAACCTAAAATCAAGAAATTTTAAGTTGTCATTTTGCATGTCTCTGATCTTTTTCACTCCAatcttgtgatttttgttgtAAGCTCCAAATGTGCCAGTTCATAACAGATTGGAAATATAAAAGTGATCTTTGTCTTCAGATCGTTGAGTAAATATATTCAGGAGACGCTCTGCGCAGTGCGGTGGCTGTTGGCCTCGGATGTAAACAGCAGTCCCTCAGATGCTCTGTGCAGTGCAGTGGCTGTTGGCCTCGGATGGTAAACAGCAGTCCCTCAGATGCTCTGTGCAGTGCAGTGGCTGTTGGCCTCGGATGTAAACAGCAGTCCCTAAGATGCTCTGTGCAGTGCAGTGGCTGTTGGCCTCGGATGGTAAACAGCAGTCCCTCAGATGCGCTGCACAGTGCGGTGGCTGTTGGCCTCGGATGTAAACAGCAGTCCCTCAGATGCTCTGTGCAGTGCAGTGGCTGTTGGCCTCGGATGGTAAACAGCAGTCCCTCAGATGCT
This window of the Acomys russatus chromosome 1, mAcoRus1.1, whole genome shotgun sequence genome carries:
- the Lhcgr gene encoding lutropin-choriogonadotropic hormone receptor, with translation MGRLAPMLRLLLLVLATLMLKPAPGQSRELSGSRCPEPCDCAPDGALRCPGPGAGLTRLSLTYLPVKVIPSQAFRGLNEVIKIEISQSDSLERIEANAFDSLFNLSEILIQNTKNLVYIGPGAFTNLPRLKYLSICNTGIRTLPDVTKISSSEFNFILEICDNLHITTIPGNAFQGMSNESIVLKLYGNGFEEVQSHAFNGTTLISLELKENIHLEKMHSGAFQGATGPSILDISSTGLQALPSHGLESIQTLIAKSSYSLKTLPSREKFSSLLVATLTYPSHCCAFRNLPKKEQNFSFSIFENFSKQCEGTARNVNNETLYSAIFEESELSGWDYDYGFCSPKTLQCAPEPDAFNPCEDIMGYAFLRVLIWLINILAILGNLTVLFVLLTSRYKLTVPRFLMCNLSFADFCMGLYLLLIASVDSQTKGQYHNHAIDWQTGSGCSAAGFFTVFASELSVYTLTVITLERWHTITYAVQLDQKLRLRHAIPIMLGGWLFSTLIATLPLVGISNYMKVSICLPMDVESTLSQVYILSILILNVVAFIIICACYIRIYFAVQNPDLTATNKDTKIAKKMAVLIFTDFTCMAPISFFAISAAFKVPLITVTNSKVLLVLFYPVNSCANPFLYAIFTKAFQRDFFLLLSKFGCCKHRAELYRRKGFSVYTSNCKDGFPGSSKPFQAALTLPTLHCQTSHCPRQDSSPRVLMQ